The Deinococcus wulumuqiensis R12 genome has a window encoding:
- a CDS encoding L-lactate dehydrogenase has product MKVGVVGAGFVGSTAAYALVLRGVCSELVLVDRDEDRAQAEAEDIAHAAPVSHGTRVWHGEHSELAGAQVVILTAGANQKPGESRLDLLEKNADIFRELVPQITRAAPDAVLLVTSNPVDLLTDLATQLAPGQPVIGSGTVLDSARFRHLMAQHAGVDGTHAHGYVLGEHGDSEVLAWSSAMVAGMPVADFMQAQNLPWNDEVRTEIDRGTRHAAASIIEGKRATYYGIGAALARITEAVLRDRRAVLTVSAPTPEYGVSLSLPRIVGRQGVLSTLHPKLTGDEQQKLEQSAGVLRGFKQQLGL; this is encoded by the coding sequence ATGAAAGTGGGCGTAGTCGGCGCGGGGTTCGTCGGTTCGACGGCGGCCTACGCCCTCGTGCTGCGCGGCGTGTGCAGTGAGCTGGTGCTGGTGGACCGGGACGAAGACCGCGCCCAGGCCGAGGCCGAGGACATCGCCCACGCCGCCCCGGTCAGTCACGGCACCCGCGTCTGGCACGGGGAACACAGCGAGCTTGCCGGCGCCCAGGTGGTGATTCTGACCGCCGGGGCCAACCAGAAACCGGGCGAAAGCCGCCTGGACCTGCTGGAAAAGAATGCCGACATCTTCCGCGAACTCGTGCCGCAGATCACCCGCGCCGCGCCGGACGCCGTCCTGCTGGTGACCAGCAACCCGGTGGACCTGCTGACCGATCTGGCGACGCAGCTCGCGCCGGGGCAACCGGTGATCGGTTCGGGAACCGTGCTCGACAGCGCCCGCTTCCGGCACCTGATGGCGCAGCATGCGGGGGTGGACGGCACGCACGCGCACGGCTACGTGCTGGGCGAACACGGCGACTCGGAGGTGCTGGCCTGGAGCAGCGCCATGGTCGCCGGGATGCCGGTGGCCGACTTCATGCAGGCCCAGAACCTGCCCTGGAACGATGAGGTCCGCACCGAAATCGACCGGGGCACCCGGCATGCCGCCGCCAGCATCATCGAGGGCAAGCGGGCCACCTACTACGGCATCGGCGCGGCGCTCGCCCGCATCACCGAGGCCGTGCTGCGTGACCGCCGCGCCGTCCTGACCGTCAGTGCGCCGACCCCCGAATACGGCGTGAGCCTCAGCCTGCCGCGCATTGTCGGCCGTCAGGGGGTGCTGTCCACCCTGCACCCCAAGCTGACCGGCGACGAGCAACAGAAGCTGGAGCAGAGTGCCGGGGTGCTGCGCGGCTTCAAGCAGCAGCTCGGCCTGTGA
- a CDS encoding universal stress protein, which translates to MTQPVSPAPSFPGSGFQRLLVGVDFSPASLHALDVARTRFPGARLRLAHVTDARALGTPDIIGGVTPVLPDPGLLRTLEDADSRRLHDLLRDGEESELLVGDPVTGLLDAARAWGADLIVVGTHPQGALEHFLIGSSAEKLVGRSPVPVLCVREGEQA; encoded by the coding sequence ATGACCCAACCTGTCTCCCCGGCCCCGTCTTTCCCCGGCAGCGGTTTTCAGCGGTTGCTGGTCGGCGTGGACTTCTCGCCCGCATCGCTGCACGCCCTCGACGTGGCGCGGACCCGGTTTCCCGGCGCCCGGCTGCGACTGGCCCACGTGACCGACGCGCGGGCGCTGGGCACCCCCGACATCATCGGCGGCGTGACCCCGGTCCTTCCCGACCCCGGCCTGCTCCGCACCCTCGAAGACGCCGACTCCAGGCGCCTGCACGACCTGCTGCGTGACGGCGAAGAAAGCGAACTGCTGGTGGGCGACCCGGTCACGGGCCTGCTCGACGCGGCGCGGGCGTGGGGCGCCGACCTGATCGTGGTGGGCACCCACCCGCAGGGCGCCCTGGAGCACTTCCTGATCGGCAGCAGCGCCGAGAAACTGGTGGGCCGCAGCCCGGTGCCGGTGCTGTGCGTGCGCGAGGGAGAACAGGCATGA
- a CDS encoding Crp/Fnr family transcriptional regulator, giving the protein MNYPSLVWHLKRTELFADFELAELEQVAVTTPYRSYQPGEVIYRMDDPADALYFVRSGLVKISKLFPNGKEAILGVVGQHDTFGELLLQPEERRPTQAEALERTTLIVLPRQELQKLLATKPDLAMKLIRLMAARLFEAQAWSATVSAYSAPERVASLLYRLAREFGRAHSQGVELNLKLSQEDIARMVGATRETVSHSLSRLKKDGAIVRARSPIIVQIDALKAFLEHEH; this is encoded by the coding sequence ATGAACTACCCGAGTCTGGTCTGGCATCTCAAGCGAACTGAACTGTTCGCTGATTTTGAGCTGGCCGAACTGGAACAAGTTGCCGTGACCACTCCGTACCGTTCCTACCAGCCCGGCGAGGTCATCTACCGAATGGACGACCCGGCTGACGCGCTCTACTTCGTGCGCAGCGGCCTGGTCAAGATCAGCAAACTGTTTCCCAACGGCAAAGAAGCGATTCTGGGGGTGGTCGGGCAGCACGACACCTTCGGCGAACTGCTGCTGCAACCCGAGGAGCGCCGTCCCACCCAGGCCGAGGCGCTGGAGCGCACCACCTTGATCGTCTTGCCGCGCCAGGAACTGCAAAAGCTGCTGGCGACCAAGCCCGACCTCGCCATGAAGCTGATTCGCCTGATGGCGGCGCGGCTGTTCGAGGCGCAGGCGTGGAGCGCCACCGTCAGCGCCTACAGCGCCCCCGAACGGGTGGCGAGCCTGCTCTACCGCCTCGCCCGTGAGTTCGGACGCGCCCATAGCCAGGGCGTGGAACTCAACCTCAAGCTCAGTCAGGAAGACATCGCCCGGATGGTCGGCGCCACCCGTGAAACGGTGAGCCACAGCCTCAGCCGCCTGAAAAAAGACGGCGCCATCGTCCGCGCCCGCTCACCGATCATCGTGCAGATAGACGCGCTCAAGGCGTTTCTGGAACACGAGCACTGA
- a CDS encoding acyl-CoA dehydrogenase C-terminal domain-containing protein: protein MPSYKAPTRDMKFVMQEVLGAGDQLAAMPFYKDNDTADFDLLSQVIDEAARFVETEIQPLNQIGDKEGCVRDEQGNVKTPTGFKAAYDKFRAAGWTALDADPEYGGQGMPHTVSIAMNEMICSANVAWGMYPGLSHGAYSALHAVGSDELKKLYLPHIVDGSWTGTMCLTEPHAGTDLGIIRTKAQDNGDGTYAITGTKIFISAGEHDMAENIVHLVLARLEGSPAGTKGISLFLVPKFIPNADGSLGERNGVVCGSLEHKMGIHGNATAVLNFDGARGWLVGEVNKGMNHMFIMMNAARLGTGMQGLGLGEVAYQNALAYAKDRLQMRKEPRVSGEEADPIIAHPDVRRMLLTGKAYTEAGRALALWLALSIDTEHHHPDEAKRKEAGDMVALLTPIAKAFMTDNGFNVAVQSQQVFGGHGYIQEWGMEQFVRDARIGQIYEGTNGIQSLDLLGRKVLMDGGKKLQKLAGTLQEFAEENEGDEHIGDYVNQLGKAAQQLGSITMVVGQKAMSGAEGADEVNAAAVDYLRFFGHVVYGYLWARMAKIAHDKIDAGADKDGFYLAKTQTAKFYFTKLFPETKALAATIKAGNEPLAVDDKAVFGWEHA from the coding sequence ATGCCCAGCTATAAGGCCCCCACCCGCGACATGAAGTTCGTCATGCAGGAAGTCCTCGGTGCCGGCGACCAACTCGCCGCCATGCCCTTTTACAAGGACAACGACACCGCCGACTTCGACCTGCTTTCCCAGGTGATCGACGAGGCCGCCCGCTTCGTGGAGACCGAGATTCAGCCCCTGAACCAGATCGGTGACAAGGAAGGCTGCGTGCGCGACGAGCAGGGCAACGTGAAGACCCCCACCGGGTTCAAGGCCGCCTACGACAAGTTCCGCGCGGCGGGCTGGACGGCGCTGGACGCCGACCCGGAGTACGGCGGTCAGGGGATGCCCCACACCGTCAGCATCGCCATGAACGAGATGATCTGCTCGGCGAACGTGGCCTGGGGCATGTACCCCGGCCTCTCGCACGGCGCGTACTCGGCCCTGCACGCGGTCGGCAGCGACGAACTGAAAAAGCTCTACCTGCCCCACATCGTGGACGGCAGCTGGACCGGCACCATGTGCCTGACCGAGCCGCATGCGGGCACCGACCTCGGCATCATCCGCACCAAGGCGCAGGACAACGGCGACGGCACCTACGCCATCACCGGCACCAAGATCTTCATTTCCGCCGGTGAACACGACATGGCCGAGAACATCGTTCACCTCGTGCTGGCGCGTCTGGAAGGCAGCCCCGCCGGAACCAAGGGCATTTCGCTGTTCCTGGTCCCCAAGTTCATCCCCAATGCCGACGGCAGCCTGGGCGAGCGCAACGGCGTGGTGTGCGGCAGCCTGGAACACAAGATGGGCATTCACGGCAACGCCACCGCCGTGCTGAACTTCGACGGGGCCAGGGGCTGGCTGGTCGGCGAAGTCAACAAGGGCATGAACCACATGTTCATCATGATGAACGCCGCCCGCCTCGGGACCGGCATGCAGGGCCTGGGCCTGGGCGAAGTCGCGTACCAGAACGCGCTCGCCTACGCCAAGGACCGCCTCCAGATGCGCAAGGAACCCCGCGTGAGCGGTGAGGAAGCCGACCCCATCATCGCGCACCCCGACGTGCGCCGGATGCTGCTGACCGGCAAGGCCTACACCGAAGCGGGCCGGGCGCTCGCGCTGTGGCTGGCGCTGAGCATCGACACCGAGCACCACCACCCCGACGAGGCCAAGCGCAAGGAGGCGGGCGACATGGTGGCGCTGCTGACCCCCATCGCCAAGGCGTTCATGACCGACAACGGCTTCAACGTGGCGGTGCAGAGCCAGCAGGTCTTCGGCGGTCACGGCTACATCCAGGAATGGGGCATGGAGCAGTTCGTCCGTGACGCCCGTATCGGCCAGATCTACGAAGGCACCAACGGCATCCAGAGCCTCGACCTGCTGGGCCGCAAGGTCCTGATGGACGGCGGCAAGAAGCTGCAGAAGCTGGCCGGAACCCTTCAGGAATTTGCCGAAGAAAACGAAGGCGACGAGCACATCGGCGACTACGTGAACCAGCTCGGCAAGGCCGCGCAGCAGCTCGGCTCCATCACCATGGTGGTCGGCCAGAAGGCCATGAGCGGCGCGGAAGGCGCGGACGAAGTGAACGCCGCCGCCGTGGACTATCTGCGTTTCTTCGGTCACGTCGTCTACGGCTACCTGTGGGCACGCATGGCGAAGATCGCCCACGACAAGATCGACGCCGGAGCCGACAAGGACGGCTTCTACCTCGCCAAGACGCAGACCGCCAAGTTCTACTTCACCAAGCTGTTCCCCGAAACGAAGGCGCTGGCCGCGACCATCAAGGCCGGGAACGAGCCTCTGGCCGTGGACGACAAGGCCGTCTTCGGCTGGGAACACGCCTAA
- a CDS encoding agmatine deiminase family protein, with the protein MKHFTPADPTPRELGFAMPPEWAPHEATWMGYPADDELWFGHLAGVRDEYVGLVKTIARFERVELLVRDEESERDARARLSGHNVRFHRVPLDDSWLRDSGPLFVVRGDKEKEVALVNWRFNAWGGKFEWENDDRIPEYVAEVLGMAHWDRPEVLEGGGLEIAGGGAALTTRSCFLTDTRNPGLTEEGYTFLLSDMLGVKKLLWLDGGLENDHTDGHIDTITRFAAEDVIVTSVEPDPADPNHAVMSRNLDMLREMRTPDGQPYQIVELPLPANRLEGAEGRLPPTYANFYIGNGFVVVPQYGDPNDKKALDVLRPLFPGREVIGVPSRKIIEGGGSFHCLTQQQPAGRAWRGE; encoded by the coding sequence ATGAAGCACTTCACACCTGCCGACCCCACCCCCCGTGAACTCGGTTTCGCCATGCCGCCCGAATGGGCGCCGCACGAGGCGACCTGGATGGGCTACCCCGCCGACGACGAATTGTGGTTCGGCCACCTCGCCGGGGTGCGCGACGAGTACGTGGGGCTGGTCAAGACCATTGCCCGCTTCGAGCGGGTGGAACTGCTGGTGCGCGACGAGGAAAGCGAACGCGACGCCCGCGCCCGGCTCTCGGGGCACAATGTCCGCTTTCACCGGGTGCCGCTCGACGACTCCTGGCTGCGCGACTCCGGCCCACTGTTCGTGGTGCGCGGTGATAAGGAAAAGGAAGTCGCCCTCGTGAACTGGCGATTCAACGCCTGGGGCGGCAAGTTCGAGTGGGAAAACGACGACCGCATTCCCGAGTACGTGGCCGAGGTTCTGGGCATGGCGCACTGGGACCGGCCCGAAGTCCTCGAAGGCGGCGGCCTGGAAATCGCCGGGGGCGGCGCGGCACTCACCACCCGGTCCTGTTTCCTGACCGACACCCGCAATCCGGGGCTGACCGAGGAGGGCTATACCTTTTTGCTCTCCGACATGCTGGGTGTCAAGAAACTGCTGTGGCTCGACGGCGGCCTGGAAAACGACCACACCGACGGACACATCGACACCATTACCCGCTTTGCCGCCGAGGACGTGATCGTGACCAGTGTGGAACCCGACCCCGCCGACCCCAACCACGCCGTGATGAGCCGCAACCTGGACATGCTGCGCGAAATGCGCACGCCGGACGGTCAGCCCTACCAGATTGTCGAACTGCCGCTGCCCGCCAATCGGCTGGAAGGCGCGGAAGGCCGCCTGCCGCCCACCTACGCCAACTTCTATATCGGCAACGGCTTCGTCGTGGTGCCGCAGTACGGCGACCCCAACGACAAAAAGGCGCTGGACGTGCTGCGGCCCCTCTTTCCAGGGCGCGAGGTCATCGGTGTGCCGAGTCGCAAGATTATCGAAGGCGGCGGCTCCTTCCACTGCCTGACCCAGCAGCAACCGGCGGGGCGGGCGTGGCGGGGCGAGTGA